Within Acomys russatus chromosome 7, mAcoRus1.1, whole genome shotgun sequence, the genomic segment tcagaaaaatgggaatagggcttcttcaagacccagctatcccactccttggaatatacccagaaaatgccctaccacagaacagggacatatgctcaaccatgttcatagctgctttatacataataaccagaacatggaaacagcctaagtgtccctcagtagaagaatggactaagaaactgtggtacatttacactatggaatactactcagctattaaaaacaaggaattcccaaaatttgtggacaaatggattgatctagaaatgatcataatgagtgagttcacccagaagcaaaaagagacaaatggtatatactcacttatatcaaaacactagtccaagggatacgtaccatgaaaaactttactttccaagaaaatgggtcagaggagaggacatcctactgagactttaggcaagagtagcatggaagaataggtaaatagtaggacccacagggtcctggaaacctacaagaagaactttatgacaggcagatctgggttctggggtccttctcaaactaaggcaccagccaaggagaatataggcattaactttgaacccctaccaagacctagccaacgaacatgacattctccactgttgaatggagagtgaggtctgactctcatatgaaccctggtgccccttttctgaccatgtcccctggacagggaggcctggtggcactcagaggaaggatagcaagttaccaagaagagactccatattctaagagcatatataggcggaggaggtctccctcaatcacagacaggggaggggagaaggggggaagtgggagggagggaagaatgtgaggaaacaggggaagggctaacaatagagatgtaatatgaataaattaataaaaaaatgtaaaaaaagaagaaattaattttattgatttgtaaGAAATCATAAAGCATTTTCCTGGAAAATATTAATGCaattaaggtcaaccattaatgtTTTCAAGACAATTGGCtgcaataaacatatttttgccaTTAACAATATGaactattataaaatgttttaatataaaataaaaatatcaaaactcaAAATGCAAAAGCAGAACTTCAGATTCTATGTAGAAGACTATATGATATTGTATACATTAGCAAAGATTTAAATTAATGGAGTCTTTAAATATTGTAAATTACTTTTAGTgaatcttaatttatttttatatttatatttaaaatgtttttaattttttacttttaatttattcactttgcatcctgattgtagccccctccctcatctcctccccacctagtcctcagaaagataGTCCTCcactatcatctgaccccagcctatcaagtctcatatggattccctgcatcctcttctgtggcctgacaaggctgccccaccagggggagttGTTCAATGAGTGGACACTGGAGTCCATGTCTGTTGTAGCCCCTACGTGCTCCCTATtaactatatctgagcaggggatctaggtcctcaccatacaAAGCCCTTGGTTGCTGCAGCAGACTCtgctgtagtggatgtaaacctgtttttattttgatcccaagtatgggatgtgaaacgGACTTGTGTGAGGATGTGCAGAGTTTGTCTTCTGGCAACACTTGTGAGAAGACACATGGTGTTTGTCCAGTGAAgtaggaactgcctcttgcaggggcatagtctttgccaactgataaacatcctagtatggactctgagaggatatatatatcccaaaacaaagtgcttggtttttttttgcctttttagtCTTGACATTGTTTCCTGTTGTTTGGCAGTTTATAGCTCCACCTTGAGACTTTCTTAGAGACAAACACTCCAGAGGATGCTTCAAagttccaggctctggctgcttctctggATTTTGGCTGTTGCAGTTGcaatcacctttgctgaattgctggcttgctgtttaatgggtctgctgaaatcctgactatgaaCAGTGGGACCACTCTGAGGAGCTGAatttaaaaaggtctacttctcttattcctattaacctcttttctctcacatctagggtaagtgggtttgaagggaggcataagcattaaagaacctcaaataaagtaggtttgaaaaatttcaaagcctTGAAAAATTTGGcagccccaccccatctcctgggctcagatttgttggcgccattgatctccttgtggagctcctgtccctccagatccttctattccTCAAATCTTCCATTAGAGTCCCTGGGCTTCattccaaagtttggctgtgagtctcagcatctgcatcaATGCCCAAtggggtggagtctttcagaggacctctatggtaggctcaaGTCCTGTTCCTTCTCATCAACTTCTTCccattgtctattctatttgtgtTCCCGAATAAGAGCTAAGTATccccctagggtcctccttgttattcagcttctttaggtctgtgtattgtagtgtggttatcctgtactgtgtggctaatatccacttattaatgagtatataccgtgcatgtctttctgagtctgagttacctcactcaggatgttcttttctagttccattcatttgcctgctaatttcaagatttctttgtttttaatagctgagtagcatgccattgtgtaaatgtaccacagtttttttatctgctctttggttgagggacatgtagctTGTTaccagaatctggctattatgaataaagctggtaggaacatagttgagcgaatatccttgttgtatggtcgaacatctttcaggtatagcTGAGTCTGAGGTAGACTTATTccctcattttctgagaaagtgtcaagattgatttccaaagtacaagtttgcattcccaccagtaatggaggagtgttctcttttttccacatcctcataGCATGTACTGactgacacttgagttttgattttAGCCGTTCTGAggcatgtaagatggaatctcagaatccttttgatttgcatttccctgactcatatggacactgaacatttctttgtgtttcttggccattccatATTCTCCTGTTTAGAATTATTGATTTAGTCCTGCACTCCATCTTTAATTGGATTctttagtttgttggtgtttaatttcttgagtgctttatatattttggatatatttggatattagccttctgtcagataaGGGATTGGTGaggaacttttcccagtctgtaggctgtcattttgttctgttgacagcgtcctttgccttacagaacctttttagtttcatgaggtctcatttattcattgttgatcttagagcctgagctttggtgttctgttcaagaagctgtctcctgtgccattgagctcaaggctcttccccactttttcttctaacagatttaatgtatcttgttttatgttgaagtctttaatccattggactttggtttttttcagggcaataaataaaggtttatttgcatttttctgcatgtagacactcagttagaccagcaccatttgttgaggatgctatctttTATTTGTTGTATGAATttagattctttgtcaaaaattaagtgtcttaAGGTGCCGGGGTTTCATTctggattgcactgaatctgtagattgcttttggtaatacgGCCATTTTCactgttgattctcctgatccatgacttaggagatcttttcatcttctgatatcttcttaaatttccttcttcagagactagTAGTTTTAAGATGGGGGCACATCTCTGTCTGTGACCCTATATTGGCGGGTGTTATTGCCAAAGGCCAGGCACACTTGCCTGGTCTAGGTTGCCTCCCAGGGACATGTTGATGATCACGTGTTTTACAGAGGTGGCCCACCCTTTACCTGTGCatcctgggagagctggccctggggttgTGAAAGCAGGAAAGTTGTAACAAACCCTAAACCAGCTATAGTACTTGGGAAAGTGGCCCTGTACACTGCCATAGTGAGAGTTGTGGGTGAACTGGCCCAAGGATAGGAGAACGGGAGAGCTGGCCTTACCACTTGTCTCACATGCAGTGACAAAGATGGGGGAAAGATACTCTCCTGCCAACCCCATCCCCCACTAGCACCTGTGACAGGCAGGAAATCTGGCCTTAgggtcatgaaagcaggagagctgtccctggccCCCACCAGCTGTAGCACTAGAGAGAGCAGGCCCTAAATCTTGCCTGGGCAGTACAGAAGAACTGACCCTGGTGGTGGTAAGGGGAAAGTTGCAGGCAAGCTAGCCCTGAGGGtgagagcatgggagagctggccctaccactTGTCTGCTGTGCAGTGACATGGGTGAAGGAGAGATGTCCCTTTCTCCCCTTGCCACCCACATCTGACCCCAGTGTCTTCAGAGTGGGAAAGATGTCCCTGCCaatcacctgggcagcacagtagaggaGACTCTGATGGCTGGgatgtgggtgagccagccctgagagtATGAATGTGGGAGACCCTGCTCTGCACCTTGTCAGCTGGAAGGTGGCATGGACTAAGGAGAgacactctcctcccctccctcactaCTGGATGTCTACAGCAGGCAAAAGAGCTggtcctggggtcatgagagAGGAAGAACTAGCCATGTCTCTCACTGGCTGTCGTACTTGGGAGAGTCAGCCCTGCACCTCACCAGAGCAGCATGGTAGAGATGGCCATGGTTCAAGGTTTCTGATGAGCCTGTCCCAATGGTATGAGAGTGGGAGACCCAGcaagctgaccagctcagatacctctcaggcacagatccagggctttgaattgtcCCACTACAACATCTATCCCATTGACGAACTGCTagagtgcatgaaggggccagtTCTACAGATCCACAGCTACAGGACTCCATGACACAAGAAGATATctaagaggagtcccagtgaggttctaGTATTGACAAAGTAGCAGCAATGATTTGCAAGTAAAGAGGTGTGGACAAAAGAGTATATTAtgggacacactacagcttccatgagatttttttttctattggagGCCAGGTTGCAAGGGTGGATGGCCCATATGAGGGGAGGAGAAATTGAGTGGAATTGGTATgtatgatgtaaaattcacaaagagaCAATAGAAAAATCCTAGCACTCTTTCTAAttctgaatttttcttctatgattaatAGAATCTGTGGATATTGCATCAGCTTCTTGCCTGATGTTCTGCCTAGCATGGAAGCACCACTTTCACACTATTATGTTTAAGTCTGTGTAAGTCAATTTTCTCTCAGTTTTAGGAGCTCCTTTAGTGAGAACAAGTCTTCATGCAACAAATTCTCACTTCCTGggaatttctcatttctttcctgagaacacatttaagtaaatatttgtaattttatacaCTTCTATAAATTGTGTAATTTTAGTTATTTGCCTCTTGAATTGTTATTTGGGGGAGCTTCATTGTGAGATTTTCCTACAAgtacatcatttatttttatcagtttttcAACATCTCCATATAATTGTTGTTGAATAACcattccatttgtcatttgttcttTTGATGGATCTCGCCTTTAATCATGAGAGAAAGCTGTGGTCTCAAAGCTGTGGTCTCAGAGCAGATTCAGAGACACAGACTTCAGAAAAACAAGTGAGAAGTCACACCCAAGAGGATTCATTAATGTATTGTTTCCTAGACTAACGTTTCCAAGGGAGGCCATTTCAGCTGGGGGATAGATCCCTCTGACGacagcaatagaaaaaagaagaaaggaggacatGAGCTCAAAAGACAACATAATGTGCTCCTCAGCAAAGCCTCACTTCACTCCTGTCCTCAGGTACATTAAGCAGGGCCCCTTGAGTGCCTTTTACATTTCTACCTCTTTTCCACACCTTTGATCTTTGCTCCCCgatggaagaagaaataaagaagtcgAAGCATCTGGACCTAAGACCAGTTGGATAATTGACATGGTGCTAGAGGTTTTCCTTCCATAAGACCTGTTAAACAGAAAAAGTTTCTACTTGTACTCAGATGTGAGAACTGGAAAGACATCTTCATCCATAGGATACTACCGCAAGACTGTTAGATGCCTGGCTGCCTCCATATCTATCTCCAGAGAACATCTGTAGATGAAAGGAATGAATGGAACAGCCCTGATATATGACTTTGTAAGGAGTCCTTCCCTACTTAACCAGCTGAGCTAAACAAACCAATTAAGTATGACCTAAAAGCCTCTTTTGCCCTCTTTGTACTAAATACCCTCAGTCTGCATGCAGTTGAAGGGGATCAGAGGTGGTCAGTTAGCTAGGCTTCTCATGACCTGGGGTAATGAATTTGTCTCTAAATTAAATGTGTAGTCTCTGAGCATGTGATGCCAACATAGGATTCCAAGGTGACTTTAAAGTGTTAAATTACAGTATCAGATTTGCTATTGCTTTAAGTTCCTTTGTCTGTCCAATTGCTCTATTTTCAACTGTTCAGACCCCACAAGTACATGCACCTGCTTTGTTGTAAATACATATCGCCTTACATTGCAGTAATAGTACACCAGTGTTTTTATATAAAGATGTCTTTTGTGGAGCACTTTAGGAACAGGAAGGTGTATGGTTCTTTACTAGGACATTGATGTATATGTGCAGTGACCTACTGGTCTATCCTTGTGTGGTCCTCACTAGAAGTTCCACAAGTACTGATGTCCTACATCCCTGAGTATTGCTGTAGTGTAACAACCTGTGTATTTCTGTAGCAATATATCTGTGTATGGATGTACTCAGACATCATGTGTTCTGCTTTATGAGACTATTTTGGTCTAGAGATTACTACCTCCTTTCTGGTAGTAATTTCAACACTCATATTCAGGACCTTCACCAAGATACAACTAAAAGCCAAACATTTGAATATCAATAAGCAAAGCTATTTTTACACAAGAAAGATAGCATTGTACTGGGGTATCAAAGTACAAACACAGACTAGTCTAtattaataaaattcaatataCCCATCTGTTTCCAGGCAACTAATGATATCACTCAAAATGGAGTTCAGGAACTTGACTTTGGGAAGTGGCTTCATTTTGGTGGGGATTCTGGATGACAGTGGCTTTCCTGAACTGCTCTGTGCCACTATTACAACCCTGTACATGTTGGCTTTGACCAGCAATGGAGTGCTGCTTCTGGTCATCACCTTGGATGCTCGGCTACACGTGCCCATGTATCTCCTACTCGGGCAGCTGTCTCTCATGGACCTCTTCCTGACATCGGTTATTACTCCCAAAGCTGTCATGGATTTTTTACTCAATGACAACACCATCTCCTTTGGAGGTTGTGCCCTTCAGATGTTCCTTGAATTGGCACTTGGTGGAGCAGAGGACCTCCTCCTGGCCTTTATGGCCTATGACAGGTATGTGGCCATTTGTCATCCTCTGAACTACATGATCTTCATGAGGCCAAATGTCTGCCGGTTTATGATGGCCACATCATGGATATTGGCATCAGTGATGGCCCTAATATTTACCTTCTACACTATGCAGTATCCCTTCTGTAAATCCCGGCAGATCAGACATCTGTTCTGTGAGATCCCTCCATTGCTGAAGCTGGCCTGTGCAGACACTTCCACATACGAGCTGACGGTTTATTTGGCAGGTGTCTCTGTCTTGATTCTCCCTTTTGCTGTTATTTTGGCCTCCTATGCACGAATTCTTTCTACTGTGCTCCACATGCCCTCaaatgagggaaggaagaaagcccTTGTCACCTGTTCTTCTCACCTGATTGTGGTTGGGATGTGGTATGGGGGTTCCTCATTCATGTATGTTCTCCCCAGTCAATTCCACAGCCCCAAACAAGATAACATCTTCTCTGTTTTCTACACTATAGTCACTCCGGCTCTGAATCCCCtcatctacagcctgaggaacaaGGAAGTCACTGGGGCTTTAAGGAGGATTCTTGGAAAACGGTTGCTGCCAACAGAACCCAGTCAATAGGTAGTTATATCTAATAGTTACCTCAAAGTCAGACTTCAGATATGAATGTAGTACTCCTGGTTGAAGCAAACCagtaaaaaaatatatctgtTGATTTAGAGGCATGGGTATGAAACTACCTTTGTTAAATAATTTGTGACTCTTTCTCCATGAGATGTTTTATAGAATAATTCCCAGAGACACCTCTATGTATATTTATACGAATCATCCATTTTTGGATTCAGGCAATCATCTTAGTGAGTTATAACCACATAAAAGGTTTCCTCACCAGGTGACACTCTGGGATGTTTTCCTTCTTATGGTATGGTGGCCTTACAGAGCAATGGTAAAGAGACTCACGTCTGATGTCAGAGTACAGGGGTTGGAAATCAGTGTGCTTCATTTTTTGAATAAATTAGAACACGCACACTGCCTTTCTGAACCAGGTCTTTAAGTTATAAATCTCTTGTAATAAGACACCTGCTTAATAGCATTGCTGTGAGATCTGCGTAAGACAATACACATAAAGACTTTCAGTGAGGCCTTTGGACTGTGAAGATTTACATCATTGATGTTAACAGTGAGAAGTGTCCtttgttatcagggaaatgcaaatcaaaatgactctgaggttcaaTCTTAAACCcctcagaatggcaaagatcaaaaactcaaatggcagcacatgctgctgaggatgttgagcaagaggaacactccttcactgctggtgggagtgcaaacttgtacaaccactttggaaatcaatctggtgctttctcataaaattggtactagaagaatggataaagaaactgtggtacatttacactatggaatactactcagctattaaaaacaaggaattcccgaaatttgtggataaatggattgagctagaaatgatcataataagtgagttaacacagaagcagaaagactcaaatggtatatactcacttatctctgcttactagcccaaggggcatgtcccacgaaagccttcacttaccaggaaactgggacagaggggaggacatcctattgggactctaaatgagagaagcatgggagaatagcaaagtagaaggatccagagggtcctagaaacctacaagtagaacattatgataagcagatttgggcccaggggtcctgctcaaactaaggcaccaggcggtaaactttaaacccctacccagatctagccaatggtcagaacattctccacagttgagtggagagtgggatatgactttctcacatactctggtgcctcacatttgatcatgtcctctggagggggagacctggtggcactcagaagaaggacagcaggctaccaagaagagacttgataccctatgagcatatacagggggaggtaatccccctcaggaacagtcataggggaggggaataatgggaaaatgggagggagggaagaatggggggatacaagggatgggataaacattgagatgtaacaagaataaattaataaaaaaaattttaaaaaattggtacTAGATCTACCTCAAGGTCCAGTTATACTACCTCTGGGCATAAACCCAAAAGgcactccaccatacaacaaggacactttctTATGTATGCTTAAGTATGCTTAAGTAagcagctgtattcataataaccaaaaactggaaacaaccagatgtccctcagctgaacaatggataaagaaaatgtgtggtatatttacacaatggaatactactcagttattagaaaaaagaaaatcatgcaatttgcagacaaatagatggaactagaaaagattgcCTTGAGTTAGGTTACCTactcccagaaagacacatatggtatgtattcacttataagtggatattagctatatcATACAGAATATTCatactacagtccaca encodes:
- the LOC127192010 gene encoding olfactory receptor 2AG2-like, with product MEFRNLTLGSGFILVGILDDSGFPELLCATITTLYMLALTSNGVLLLVITLDARLHVPMYLLLGQLSLMDLFLTSVITPKAVMDFLLNDNTISFGGCALQMFLELALGGAEDLLLAFMAYDRYVAICHPLNYMIFMRPNVCRFMMATSWILASVMALIFTFYTMQYPFCKSRQIRHLFCEIPPLLKLACADTSTYELTVYLAGVSVLILPFAVILASYARILSTVLHMPSNEGRKKALVTCSSHLIVVGMWYGGSSFMYVLPSQFHSPKQDNIFSVFYTIVTPALNPLIYSLRNKEVTGALRRILGKRLLPTEPSQ